The genome window GCTTGAAGGCCGCCTCGGCGCTCTCGAAGCCGCCGCTGTCGAAGCGGGCGACGCCCTCGTGGAAGATCTCTTCCATCTCCCTCTCGCGCTCCGCCTTGAGCTGGCGCGCTTTCTCGATGCGGCGCGCCGCCTCCTGGTGGTCGATATCGATCAGGAAGATCCGTGACCAGGCGTCGATCGCGGCCTGGTACTCGCCGCGATCGCAAGCGCTCTGGCCGGTGGCGAGCAGCTCCTCGATACGTCCCGAATGCTCGCCGGAGACCTCCCCGGTGCCCGAGCCGTACCCGACTTCACCGGCGTAGGAGTTTCCCGCCGGTTCGAGTGAGTAGTTGTCTTCCGCCAGACCGGCGAACGAGAAGTCGACCTCGGGCAACTCGAGATCCACCCCTGGAGCCGCGCTGGCAGCCGGAGCCTCGGGCTCCTCGTCCATCTCGATGCCGCGACGCCGGCCGCCCATCGAGCGCTCCGGATCGGAGTAGAACTTCTTCGCCTCCTCGAGAGCCAGGAGCTCGGGATGATCGGCGTCGAGCACCCGCGCCTTGCGGATCAGGCGGTCGGCCTCCTCGGTGTCGCCGCTCTGCAGCGCCTGACGAGCCGAATCGACGAAGGTCTTGACGTACGGGGCAGCTTCGAGTCGTGCCCGCGCCTGGTCGACCAGCTGACGGGCCTCCGCATCGGCGGCGAGCGCCTGCCGGCCCTGCTCGGCCTCGGTGAGAATGTCGCCAAAGCGGCGTTCCACGAACAGACGGGCGAAGTGCGCCCCCAGCGGGGCGCCGGCCGGCGGGGACGGCGGCGGGACCTCCAGCGGAGCGACCTCGGCGCCGCCGAAGAGTGCCGCGAGATCCGGGCCGCTGCGCCCGGCCTGGACCAACTGCTGCAGGGTGCGGGCCGGGCCGAAATGCGGATCGAGGCGCAGGATGAAGTCGCATCCCAGGAGCGCCTCCTGACGGCTTCCCTTCGTGGCCAGCTCCAGCGTCTGCCGGAAGGTGGTCAGGATGCGCTGCTTCACATCGGAAGCGAGGGCCGGATCTCCGGAATAGCTCATGGGGCGCGAAAGCTCCTGACGATGCTAGCAAAGCCGGCGCTGCACGACAACGCGACCCCACGCGGACCCGGACGCATCGGCGTCAGCCTCCGGCGAGAACGGCGTCGGCGAGGCGGCGCGGGAGCCCCCCGAAAGAGCCCGACGACATGGTCAGGATGACGTCTCCGGACGTCGCTCCCGCGAGAACCTCCGCCAGCAGCGCATCGAGGTCTTCGGCCAGGACACAAGGCGTGCCGCCCTGCGCGAGCTCCGCCGCCAGCGCTTCGAGGTCGAGCCGGTCTCCGGGAGCGAGGCGGTCGCGATGGAAGATCGGTGCGAAGAAGGCCCGGTCGGCGACCGCGAAGGCGCGAGCGTAGCCCGCGAGCAGAAAGGCGCGACCGGCGGTGAGACTGCGCGGCTCGAAGCAGGCGAGGAGCCGCCGACCCGGAAATCGCATCCGCATGCTGGCGAGCGTCTTCTCCACCGCCGTCGGGTGATGCGCGAAGTCGTCGATGACCACGATGCCGCGATGGTCCGCGAGCAGCTCCTGGCGGCGCTTGACGCCGCGGAAGCGCGAGAGCGCCTGGGCGAGCCTCTCCGCATCGAGGCCGTCGCGGCGCCCTGCCGCCCAGACGGCCAGGGCGTTGACAGCGTTGTGCACGCCCCAGATGGGCATCGCGAGCTCCCGCTCTTCGCCGCTCTCGTCGCGCAGTCGAAAGCGGATGCCATGGTCGTCCGCCTCGGGTACCCCGAGAAGCCGGACCGCGTTCGATTCGTCTTCGCCGTAGAAGACGACCGGGCATCGGGCGGCGCTCGCGAGCTCGCGCACCTCTGCGCTGTCGCCGCAGGCCACGATCCGGCCGGACTCGGGTACGAGCGCGATCAGCCGGGCATAGGCTGCAAGCAGCGACTCCGGACTCGGGTAGAGATCGGCGTGGTCGTATTCGACCGAGGTCAGGAGCAGGGTCTCGGGGCGATAGTGCAGAAACTTCGCGCCGCGGTCGAAATAGGCGGCGTTGTACTCATCGCCCTCGATCACGAAACGCGCGCCACGGCCACGGCGGAAGCTCACCCCGAGGTCGAGCGGCACGCCGCCGATGAGAAAGCCCGGATCGCGTCCGCACTCCGACCAGACCCAGGCCGCCATGGCGCTGGTCGTCGTCTTGCCGTGCGTCCCGGCAACGACCAGCGGCTCCCGGTCGGCGAGAAAGAAGCGCGCCAGGGCTTCGGGCATCGAGAGCCGCGGCAACCCGAGACGCTCGGCCGCAACCGCTTCCGGATTGTCGCGGCGGACGGCGTTGCCGATGACGACGAGATCCGGGGCCGGCGCGAGGTGGCCGGCCTCGTACCCGACCCAGGGGAGGATCCCCGCCGCCTCGAGCAACTGGCTCATCGGCGGATAGAGCGGTCCATCCGAGCCGGTGACCCGATGGCCCTGGGCTTGCAGAAGACAGGCGAGCGGCGCCATTCCGGTACCACCGATGGCGACCAGATGAAGGTGCAGCGGATCTTGGGTCAACGGGCTCCGGGAGGCTGGTTGCGGGGCGTTCCGCCCCGGAAAGTGGGCGCAGTATAACATCCGGTGCCGGGCCGATCGGACGACGGAGGCCCCCCCGCACGCGACAAGGAAGAGGAGTCAGGCATGTCGAAGTCGATCGGAACCGCGACGCTTTCGGGGCTCCTCCTGAGCTCGCTCGTGAGCCTCGCTGCGGCGCAGCAGACCCCCCCCGCCGCGCCGCCCCCTGCTGCCGCGGCTCCCGCGGCGGCTCCGGCTGCTCCCTCTGCAATCGCCGTCGCACCGGCCCCGAAACTCGTGCCGGTCGAGGCGATCCGGGACGTCGGCAAGGTCGCCAAGGGCGAGAAGGTGAAGGTCGATTTCGAGGTGAGGAACGACGGCCCGGCCGAGCTCGTGATCACCGACGTGCACCCGACCTGTGGCTGCACGGTGGCGAGCTTCGACGCCCGAATCGCCCCTGGCGCGGTGGGCAAGATCCACGCCGAGATGGACACCGTCGACTTCGCCGGCCCGATCGCCAAGACACTGACCGTGCTCTCGAACGATCCCGTGCAACCGCGCGTCATGCTGACGATCAAGGCGCGCGTCGAGCCCCAGGTCAACGCCTTCCCCGGCTACGCCCGCTTCGTCTTCGTGCAGAACCAGCCGCCGGTGACCGTCAAGCAGTGGCTCTGGTCCGAGAACTTCGCCGACCTCCGGATTCTCGCCGTGAAGTCGCCCTACGACTTCGTGCGCGTCGCGTTCCGCCCGGCGACCGCGGACGAACGGCGCGCCGACGCGCCGACCGTCAACCAGTGGATCGTCGAGACCACCATCCAGTCCGACGCAGAGATCGGCGCGCTGCGCGACTTCCTGATCGTCGAGACCAATCATCCCAAGCAGAAGGAGCTCCGCGTGGCGGTCACCGGTTTCGTGCGGCCGTTGCTTCAGGCGACTCCCGCGATCGCCGAGTTCGGCGCCCTCGACCTCGGCGCGGCGTCTCAGGACTTGAGCCTGGTGGTGGTGAACTTCGGCGAAGCGGCGCTCGAGATCGCGAAGGTGAGCGCTTCGGTGCCGGGGGTCGAAGCGACCATCAAGCCGATCGAGGCCGGCCGCCGCTGGGAAGTGAAGCTCGAGCTGACGGCCAAGATGCCCAAGGGCCGCGTCGACGCCACCGTCACCATCGAAACCACCAGCACCCAGCAGCCCACGCTGCAGGTGCCGCTGCGCGGCACCGTGAAGGGATGAGACTCCGCTGCGCGGCACCGTTGCGGGAGAGAGCGCCGCTGCGCGGTACCGTCGCGGGATAGAGCGCGCCTGCGCGCTAGTAGAGTCCGCGCTCGCTGCGCGCCGGGGCGTTGCCGCGCTTCTTGCCGCGCAGCTCCTCCACCATCCGCAATTGATCGCCGAGCGCGCGCACCTGCAGCGCCGCGAGCTCGGCGATTCCGGCCAGGGCCAGGTCGAGCAGGCGGTCGAGCTCGGAACGCTCGAAGCTGCGTTGTTCGCCCGTCCCCTGCACTTCGATGAGCCGGCCGTCGGCGGTGCCGACGACGTTCATGTCGACCTGCGCGCGCTGATCCTCGCGAAAGTCGAGGTCGAGGAGGGGTGAGCCGGCGAGAAGACCCACCGAGACGGCCGCCACCTGCGACACCACCGGCCACGCTGCGAGGTCGCCCGCCATGAAGATCCGCGACAGCGCGCCGACCGCCGCCACCCAGGCGCCGGTGATCGCCGCGGTGCGGGTTCCGGCGTCGGCCTGCAGGACATCGCAGTCGATGATCAGCGTGCGCTCGCCGAGCAGCTGAAGGTCGACCGCGGCCCGCAGGCTCCGCCCGATCAGCCGCTGAATCTCGGCCGTCCGGCCGGAGGGCCGCCCCTGGGAGACCTCGCGCGCGCTGCGCGTCATCGTGGCGCGCGGCAGCATCGCGTACTCGGCGGTCAACCAGCCCTTGCCGCTGCCGGCGAGAAAGCCCGGCACCCGCTTCTCCACCGTCGCCGCGACGAGAACCCGGGTGTCGCCGGCCGAGATCAGCACGGAGCCTTCGGCGAACTTCAGCGGATCGATCTCGATCGAGACCGGCCGCAGCGCGTTCGCCGCTCGCCCATCGACCCGCACTGGCGCTTCCCGCGACGTCTCGGTGCTCAAGGTTCACTCCTCTCGGGAATCGTTCGCCCGGATCCTGCAGCAGAATTGCCGATATCGACCAGCTCGAGCGTGATCTTGCGACCGAGGAAATCGCCCGCGATGCGCTCGAAGCGCTGCGAGGCGTCGGTGACGCAGAAGTGATCGCCCCCCTCGGTTGCGCCGGCAGAGGCGACGGCCAGCATGCCGCGGTGGGCGAGCTCCGCCGCCACCTGTTCGGAGACCGCGGCCGCCGAATCGACCAGCAGGACACCCTCGCCGGCGATACGCGACAGCAGCGGCGCGAGGAGCGGATAGTGCGTGCAGCCGAGGACCAGCGTGTCGATGTCGTGCGCGAGGAGCGGCTCGAGATAGCGCCGTGCGACCTCGGCGGTCACCGGATCGTCGAGCCAGCCCTCCTCGATCAACGGCACCAGCAACGGGCAGGGCTGCGACCAGATGGCGAGCTCGGGGACGATCCGCCGCAGCGCCGTGCCGTAGGCGTCCGAGCTCACCGTGGATTCGGTGGCGATCACTCCGATCCGGCCGTTCCGGGTCGCGGCCGCGGCGCGCAGGGCGCCGGGTTCGATCACGCCCCAGACCGGCAGCGCGCCCGCGGGGTGATCGAAGCTGTCGAGGGCCAGGGCGGAGGCGGTATTGCAGGCGACCACGACGGCCTTGACGCCCCGGCGCTCGAGGAACTCGAGATTCACCTGGGTGTAGCGGCGCACGGTCGCCGCGGATTTCGTGCCGTACGGCAACCGGGCGGTATCGCCGAGATAGAGCAGGCGCTCGCGCGGCAGGCGGCGCTCGAGCGCCGCGGCGACCGTCAGTCCCCCGACGCCCGAGTCGAAGACGCCGATCGGCCGCGGGTCGCTCACGAGGCCTCGAGGTCGGCGCGCAGCCGCAGGGGATGCCCCGTGTCGACATGGCCGGCGAGCGAGGACCGCTGCACACCGTTCCAGAGCAGCACGACCCGGTTGGCCTCCTCGACGTTCCTCAGCACGGTGTGAACGACGGCGTAGATCCGCAAGAGCTCGACGGTCGACCCCGACTGCGGCGGCTCGGCGACCGGATCGCTGCGCAGATCGACGATCACGGTGCCGTCCTCGAGCAGCAGGAGCTTGCCGAGCTTCACCTCGGGCGGAAAGACCGCCACGCGCGGCGCGACCGGCGGTACGGAGAGGAGCGCCGCGACGGCTCCAGCGGCCCGGGAACGCGCCCCGCTCCCGCTCGTCACGGGCGCCTCCTGCGCCAGCAGCCGATCGTCGCCGGAAGGAAAGAAGAGCCGCGCCGTCCAGGTCTCCTGGGCTGCCATCGGCAGGACGACCGCGGGCGCCGGCGAGACCGCCGAGCCTCCGGCGGCCGGCGCGCCCGGCGCTCCAGTCGAGCCGTCCGCGGAGGCGGAGAGCGCCATCCCGGAGTCGCCCAACGCATTCCTGCGCGTCGAGTAGAGCCAGAGGCCGGCGGCGAGTGTGATCGCCACCGCGAGGCCGACCGCCCAGGCGGCCCAGCTGCGCTTCAAGGCGCGCCCGCCGCGGCGGTCGCGCCGGTTTCGTACTCGAGCTTGAAACGCCCGACCGCGCGCACCAGCGTCTCCACCAGTTGGGCGCGATACTCGGGGCTGCGCAGGCGCTGCTCTTCGTCGCGCGTGCTGATGAAGCCGACCTCCACGAGGACCGCCGGCATGGCCGCGCCCATGAGCACCCGGAACGGCGCCTGTTTGACGCCCCGGTCGCGCAGGTCGAGCGCCCGGTTGAGCTCCTCCTGGATGAGCGTCGCGAGGCGCTGCGACGCCGCGAGGTGCTGGCTCTGTGCGAGATCCCAGAGCAGGAGCTGGAGCTCGAAGTCGTCGCTGCCGGCGGGGGCGACCGCGGCGCCGACGTAGTTTTCGACCGCCGCGGCGTCCGCGGCCCGCTGGTCGCTCGCCTGCAGGGAGAGAAAGTAGGTCTCGGCGCCGACGGCCCCGCGGCCGACGCTCGAGTTGAGATGAATCGAAAGGAAGAGGTCCGCCTTGTTCTGATTGGCGAGCGCCGAACGCTCGTCGAGCGCGAGGTCGATGTCTTCGGTGCGGGTGAGGACGGTGCGCACCCCGAGCGTCTGCTCGAGCCGCGCTGCGAGCGCCGTCGAGAGGAGCAACGCCAGCTCCTTCTCGGCGCTGCCGGCCGGCCCGATCGCGCCGGTCTCTTTGCCGCCGTGGCCCGGATCGATGACCACCGTCCGGATGGCCCGGCGCGCGGAGTCGCGCGGCACGATGGGCGCCGCCGGCGCCGCCGCCGCAGCTTCGCGAAAGACGTCGAAGACCAGCCGGAACGGCGTCTGCAGGGTGTACGACTCGGCCGCGCAGTCCGGCGCGAGCTCGAGGCGGATGCGCTCCGGCGAGATCTCGATGCCGCGCACCAGGGCGTCCTGGACCTGCGGACCGGCGGCCGGCGGCACGACCCGGTCGCCGACCAGCACGACTTCGTAGAGCCCGGCGCTGCGCACGATCCGGTAACGCGGCGCCTCGGGGAACTGCAGCACGACGGTCGTCACGCCCTGCAGATGCACCAGGCCGACCTCGACCGGCAGCTCTCGTTGTTGCGGTCGCTCCACGGCGAGGATCCCGCGCGCCTCGTCCCAGGTGAAGGTCACTCCGAGTTGGGCGCCGTAGCTCCTCTCCAGCAGCTCGAGCGGCACAAGGAGCCTCCCGTCCACGATGCCGGGCGGCTGCGAGAGCGGCTGGATCTCGGTTCCGGAGGTGATCGCGGGGCTGCCCGGGACGACGACGAGCTGCGTCTCGCCGATCGCCAGGCTGTAGCTCTGGCGGAGCGGCCCGACATCGAGCCGCCCGCCGAGACGGCTGACGATCGGTTCGAGCTCGACGAGCAGCCCGGTGGCGGTCGTGCCGAAGGCGAGCGGCGTGGCGCTGCCACTCACGACGAGGCTCCCGGTTCCGGATCCGGTCAGCACGACCGCTGCGGCGGGGTCCTTCTCCGTGGGATCTTCCTGGGCGAGGAGCGGGCCGGAGACGAGCAGCAGGAAACCGGCAAGGAGGCGGAGGGACAGGCGTCGTTTCACCGGTCGCGACAATAACACTGGCGCTCGACGGGCCGCCGGGGTTTGTGGAATGCTATGTCGGCTATCTGCCTGCGCCCGCGCAGGGCCTCGCCGCTGGGAGACATGAGATGGAAATCCGCCAGTTCCGGGTCGTGCTCAAGGCACGTGACTTCGACCGCACCTGCAGTTTCTACGGTGAGACGCTGGCGCTGCCGCGCCTGCAGAGTTGGGACCGCGAGACCAGCCGCGGCGCGCTCTATCAGGTGGGCACCGCGGTGATCGAGGTCCAGGGTCGCGCCCACGGCGCCGACGACGGCCGCGACGAGGCGTTCGACTACCAGGGCCCGCAGCACAAGTTGACCCTCGTCGTCCACGTCCCCTCGGCCGAGAAGGCCTACGAGGAGCTCATCTTCCGCAACCGCAACATCCCCGGCG of Thermoanaerobaculia bacterium contains these proteins:
- a CDS encoding VOC family protein, whose product is MEIRQFRVVLKARDFDRTCSFYGETLALPRLQSWDRETSRGALYQVGTAVIEVQGRAHGADDGRDEAFDYQGPQHKLTLVVHVPSAEKAYEELIFRNRNIPGGLSTGEDGAQIFGTHDPDGVKIVFRQTD
- a CDS encoding UDP-N-acetylmuramate:L-alanyl-gamma-D-glutamyl-meso-diaminopimelate ligase codes for the protein MTQDPLHLHLVAIGGTGMAPLACLLQAQGHRVTGSDGPLYPPMSQLLEAAGILPWVGYEAGHLAPAPDLVVIGNAVRRDNPEAVAAERLGLPRLSMPEALARFFLADREPLVVAGTHGKTTTSAMAAWVWSECGRDPGFLIGGVPLDLGVSFRRGRGARFVIEGDEYNAAYFDRGAKFLHYRPETLLLTSVEYDHADLYPSPESLLAAYARLIALVPESGRIVACGDSAEVRELASAARCPVVFYGEDESNAVRLLGVPEADDHGIRFRLRDESGEERELAMPIWGVHNAVNALAVWAAGRRDGLDAERLAQALSRFRGVKRRQELLADHRGIVVIDDFAHHPTAVEKTLASMRMRFPGRRLLACFEPRSLTAGRAFLLAGYARAFAVADRAFFAPIFHRDRLAPGDRLDLEALAAELAQGGTPCVLAEDLDALLAEVLAGATSGDVILTMSSGSFGGLPRRLADAVLAGG
- the rph gene encoding ribonuclease PH, coding for MRVDGRAANALRPVSIEIDPLKFAEGSVLISAGDTRVLVAATVEKRVPGFLAGSGKGWLTAEYAMLPRATMTRSAREVSQGRPSGRTAEIQRLIGRSLRAAVDLQLLGERTLIIDCDVLQADAGTRTAAITGAWVAAVGALSRIFMAGDLAAWPVVSQVAAVSVGLLAGSPLLDLDFREDQRAQVDMNVVGTADGRLIEVQGTGEQRSFERSELDRLLDLALAGIAELAALQVRALGDQLRMVEELRGKKRGNAPARSERGLY
- a CDS encoding DUF1573 domain-containing protein, with the protein product MSKSIGTATLSGLLLSSLVSLAAAQQTPPAAPPPAAAAPAAAPAAPSAIAVAPAPKLVPVEAIRDVGKVAKGEKVKVDFEVRNDGPAELVITDVHPTCGCTVASFDARIAPGAVGKIHAEMDTVDFAGPIAKTLTVLSNDPVQPRVMLTIKARVEPQVNAFPGYARFVFVQNQPPVTVKQWLWSENFADLRILAVKSPYDFVRVAFRPATADERRADAPTVNQWIVETTIQSDAEIGALRDFLIVETNHPKQKELRVAVTGFVRPLLQATPAIAEFGALDLGAASQDLSLVVVNFGEAALEIAKVSASVPGVEATIKPIEAGRRWEVKLELTAKMPKGRVDATVTIETTSTQQPTLQVPLRGTVKG
- a CDS encoding N-acetylmuramoyl-L-alanine amidase, whose protein sequence is MKRRLSLRLLAGFLLLVSGPLLAQEDPTEKDPAAAVVLTGSGTGSLVVSGSATPLAFGTTATGLLVELEPIVSRLGGRLDVGPLRQSYSLAIGETQLVVVPGSPAITSGTEIQPLSQPPGIVDGRLLVPLELLERSYGAQLGVTFTWDEARGILAVERPQQRELPVEVGLVHLQGVTTVVLQFPEAPRYRIVRSAGLYEVVLVGDRVVPPAAGPQVQDALVRGIEISPERIRLELAPDCAAESYTLQTPFRLVFDVFREAAAAAPAAPIVPRDSARRAIRTVVIDPGHGGKETGAIGPAGSAEKELALLLSTALAARLEQTLGVRTVLTRTEDIDLALDERSALANQNKADLFLSIHLNSSVGRGAVGAETYFLSLQASDQRAADAAAVENYVGAAVAPAGSDDFELQLLLWDLAQSQHLAASQRLATLIQEELNRALDLRDRGVKQAPFRVLMGAAMPAVLVEVGFISTRDEEQRLRSPEYRAQLVETLVRAVGRFKLEYETGATAAAGAP
- a CDS encoding glutamate racemase encodes the protein MSDPRPIGVFDSGVGGLTVAAALERRLPRERLLYLGDTARLPYGTKSAATVRRYTQVNLEFLERRGVKAVVVACNTASALALDSFDHPAGALPVWGVIEPGALRAAAATRNGRIGVIATESTVSSDAYGTALRRIVPELAIWSQPCPLLVPLIEEGWLDDPVTAEVARRYLEPLLAHDIDTLVLGCTHYPLLAPLLSRIAGEGVLLVDSAAAVSEQVAAELAHRGMLAVASAGATEGGDHFCVTDASQRFERIAGDFLGRKITLELVDIGNSAAGSGRTIPERSEP
- a CDS encoding GerMN domain-containing protein, which encodes MKRSWAAWAVGLAVAITLAAGLWLYSTRRNALGDSGMALSASADGSTGAPGAPAAGGSAVSPAPAVVLPMAAQETWTARLFFPSGDDRLLAQEAPVTSGSGARSRAAGAVAALLSVPPVAPRVAVFPPEVKLGKLLLLEDGTVIVDLRSDPVAEPPQSGSTVELLRIYAVVHTVLRNVEEANRVVLLWNGVQRSSLAGHVDTGHPLRLRADLEAS